AATCCAAAATGAGCAGCGTGCGCCCATCTTCAATGCGTGTAGTGCCTGTAATTTTGCCGCGTTGGTCGTCATTGCTTAGGCTAAACATCGCAGATTCTATATCTGCCCAGCTTATACGCCTTAGACGCCTTGTAGCATGCACGACAAAGCCAAGTTGTTTGTTATTAAACTCTGTCACAATCACCTTTTTTTCGCGCACAACATCTTCTTTAGGCTTAATATTCATCCACTTTGTCAAATCAATAAGTGGCAGTATATCGCCGCGCAAATCAAACATACCTAGCATATAATCAGGGCTGCCCGGTGATTCAAAAATCTCATTAGGATAAGCGACGATGCCATTGACTTTAGCGACATTAATCCCATACACGCCCTCATAAGTTTCGCCATTTTTATCCTCATAGATTCTAAAATCCACAAGCTCCATTTCATTGCTTGCAATGCGCATTATATCGACTTTGTCTGTCTTCAATATGGCTCCTTCAATATGTGCTTACTTTGTGAGCGCAGATTCTATACCAAAAATACTTCTACTAAGATAAAACGAGGGAAGTGAAATATACAAAGTGTCATTGTGATTGTAGGTTTTGCCGATGTGGAAATGCCCCTCAATAATCATATCTACCATATTTGGCACATCATAGGCATTATGTGTATATTTTTGCACAAAGGCTTTATAAGCGCTAATGCGCCTTTGCGCAAAGGGAGCAATGGCTACTTTGCCCTCTTTAATAACATTATGATTTACCTTTTTCACCACATATTTATAAAGATTACCAAAAGTTACACTATCAAGCATATGCAGAACAAAGCGCGTAAAGCTCGCATTCATTAGGCGAATATATAGCTCATATTTGGTATTTAAAAATATATCCCCATGTGCGAGCAGCACGCGTTTTTGAGTATTATTATGCATATATATAAATGGGAGTGGCTGCTGGGTGCGCGGGATAATTTTTACATGTTTTAAATAATGCGCATATGCACCGCTTAACGCGCAAAGCCCAAAGTCGTGATTGCCCTCAAACCACCATACTTGTGTGCGTTGGCTTATAGATTCTATAAGGGCTAAAAGTGTGTGATTATATTTAATGCTTGTATTAACCCCACCTAGCAACAAATGAGCAATATCACCCATAAGAAACACTTGTGAGGGCGTATTTTTGGGATTATCTAATAGATTCTGTAAAAGGCTAAGCAGAGCTTTAGCAGCCTTATTGCTTTGCGTGTTCTGTATAGAATCTGGCGCGCAATCCAACATAGAATCTGCTATAGAATTTGATGCAGAATCTGACATGGAATTTACTACAGAATCTAGCGCGAGCGTATCTTGCGGAGGTATAAAATGCGCATCAGCGATAAATATCGCATCAGTATTTATAGAATCTGCTCCTTCCCACAGCGCGCGCATAGTCTCAAAATAGCCCATAAGGAATGTGCGGGATACCAAGCCCCTCATCTAAGCCACACATAATATTAGCATTCATAAGAGCCTGCGAGCTAGCCCCGCGCAGGAGATTATCAATAGATGAGCTAATAAAAAGAGCATTATCCTGCGTGGCGACAAAAATATCACAAAAGTGGCTTCCTGCAGTGTGTGCAATGCTCACTGGCTGGGCGCAGATTCTCACAAATGGTTCATTTTTATAAGCCTCATATAGAATCTGCTGCGCCTCTTGCTGTGAAAGCGGCTTGTGCAGTGTGGCAAAAACGCTCACAAGCATACCGCGCGTAATGGGCAAAAGATGAGGGACAAAGTGGATTTTCAATGCTGCTTTACCTATGGTGTGGCATTTCTCTATAATTTCAATTTGATGTCGGTGAGCAAGTGGCGAATAACTGAATAGATTTTCATTAATATGCGAAAAATGCGTATTTTGGCTAAAACTCCTCCCCGCGCCGCTCACACCGCTTTTAGCATCGATAAATACATGCTCTCTAGCATTGATGTATGGCACAAAGGGGAGTAAGCCTAGCAGCGTAGCGGTGGGATAGCAGCCCGGATTTGCTACAAGGGCGGCATTTTTAATGAGTGCGCGATTGTATTCAGGCAGCCCATAAATGGCGTGGGCTAGATTTTCTTTATCAATATGCGGGCAATAGTTGGCTTCATAATGCTTAGCGCTTAAGCGATAATCCGCCGATAAATCAATGATTTTAATGCTTTTGCCCACTTGAGCTGCATATGCTAGAATCTCGCGTGTCATTTCCATAGCACTTTTATGCGGAAGTGCTAAAAATATCACTTCGCATTGCTCTGCGGCTATTTTCGCAGAAGCTACCTGCACATTTAAATCAGCAAAGCGCGTCTTATAAAGCATTTGATGTATATCTTTAATTACTGCCTGCCCTTGCGTGTTTGCCACATAGCAGAGTTCAAAAATGGGGTGAGAGAGCAGCAGTTTGAGGAGTTCTAAGCCTGTATAGCCGCTCACACCGATAATTCCAACTTTAATAGATTGTGTCATATCATACTCCTTGATATGAGTGAATAAAATCATACAAAATCGCACAAAATGTTTGAAAATGCGCCAAATCAAGACGTTCATACTCGCTATGTGGCGCGTGTATGGTAGGTCCTATGGAGATGATATTAAGCTCTGTATTACAAAGCCCGCTTTGCTTGCGCTGGAGCAGAATCTGCTTTTTTAAAATCCCACATTCAAGTCCTGCGTGGATTTGTGTGAGATGAGGGGAGATATTGTGCTTTTCATACAACTGGCATAAATGCCTAAGGGCTGGGTGATTATCATCTATACTTTTTTCCCAAGGGCTATAGTAGCCACTTACTTGTATGTCGCAGTGGGGATAAAGTGAAGTCATAATCTCTAAGCGCTTAATGGTGCGCTTTAAGAGCATATCAGTATTTGCGCGCGCCATTATAATGAGCTTTAGCACATTATCTTTTTGACTAAGAATAGAGAGATTGAGTGAGGAGAGTATGCCTTGATGAGATGCCGCATACACGCCGCTATGTATGGTGCACAAAAGTGCTTGAACACTATCTTTAGCATAGGCATAATGCAAGGCAGATTCTGTAATGGGTGTGATGTGAAAATATGCCTTTTTGGGCGTGGTGTAAATAAATGGCTTATTATCCGTGCTTAAAGGCGTGGGGCAGAGGATTATAGAATCTAGCCCCACTGGGATAGAATTACGCTTCTCCCCTGCATTTAAGCTCACTATATATGCCTCTATGGTGGATAGAAAAAAGCCAAATTCGCTGATTACATTTTCTTTGTCTTTATGGATTTCAATGCCGCTATGCCCGCCTTGAAAGCCTTCAGCGCGAATATGATACATATAGGGGTGCGTTTTTTGGTTTATAGGCTCTAGGGGCAAAGTAAGGCTTATTTCAATATCCGCTCCACCCGCGCAGCCAAGCACGATTTCTGTAATATCTTCGCTATCAAGGTTAAGCAAAAGGCTAGATTCTATATTTAGGGCTAAATGATTAGCCCCAATCATGCCCACCTCCTCAT
The sequence above is drawn from the Helicobacter jaachi genome and encodes:
- a CDS encoding metallophosphoesterase, translated to MRGLVSRTFLMGYFETMRALWEGADSINTDAIFIADAHFIPPQDTLALDSVVNSMSDSASNSIADSMLDCAPDSIQNTQSNKAAKALLSLLQNLLDNPKNTPSQVFLMGDIAHLLLGGVNTSIKYNHTLLALIESISQRTQVWWFEGNHDFGLCALSGAYAHYLKHVKIIPRTQQPLPFIYMHNNTQKRVLLAHGDIFLNTKYELYIRLMNASFTRFVLHMLDSVTFGNLYKYVVKKVNHNVIKEGKVAIAPFAQRRISAYKAFVQKYTHNAYDVPNMVDMIIEGHFHIGKTYNHNDTLYISLPSFYLSRSIFGIESALTK
- the argC gene encoding N-acetyl-gamma-glutamyl-phosphate reductase; the encoded protein is MTQSIKVGIIGVSGYTGLELLKLLLSHPIFELCYVANTQGQAVIKDIHQMLYKTRFADLNVQVASAKIAAEQCEVIFLALPHKSAMEMTREILAYAAQVGKSIKIIDLSADYRLSAKHYEANYCPHIDKENLAHAIYGLPEYNRALIKNAALVANPGCYPTATLLGLLPFVPYINAREHVFIDAKSGVSGAGRSFSQNTHFSHINENLFSYSPLAHRHQIEIIEKCHTIGKAALKIHFVPHLLPITRGMLVSVFATLHKPLSQQEAQQILYEAYKNEPFVRICAQPVSIAHTAGSHFCDIFVATQDNALFISSSIDNLLRGASSQALMNANIMCGLDEGLGIPHIPYGLF
- a CDS encoding M20/M25/M40 family metallo-hydrolase; protein product: MNDFAARTLAEFEALCAIPHCSFHTQDMFSYLCTQLAQKGYEVLSDEAKNIYAKKGKPKVCLQSHYDMVCVGDSMQHKGVQIIQKDNFLYAKNSSLGADNGIGMACMLAQDMTDIELLFTNDEEVGMIGANHLALNIESSLLLNLDSEDITEIVLGCAGGADIEISLTLPLEPINQKTHPYMYHIRAEGFQGGHSGIEIHKDKENVISEFGFFLSTIEAYIVSLNAGEKRNSIPVGLDSIILCPTPLSTDNKPFIYTTPKKAYFHITPITESALHYAYAKDSVQALLCTIHSGVYAASHQGILSSLNLSILSQKDNVLKLIIMARANTDMLLKRTIKRLEIMTSLYPHCDIQVSGYYSPWEKSIDDNHPALRHLCQLYEKHNISPHLTQIHAGLECGILKKQILLQRKQSGLCNTELNIISIGPTIHAPHSEYERLDLAHFQTFCAILYDFIHSYQGV